Proteins from a single region of Trichoderma asperellum chromosome 3, complete sequence:
- a CDS encoding uncharacterized protein (EggNog:ENOG41), protein MADRSESPDSDGGSVSRHGSDQPPARKRQRVRLSCLECRRRKLSCDRGFPCERCIKSGTPDRCSYESRNGEVVNASSGIPPSFAQLDSRRFGIGDAVSGFSPRDSELARQDHDRIRRLELEITQLKNLLTRPGAASLDGSTIVGTNSPSTQKDEAPNDGEARPRAEEQEIIEKSGMAGENGELRFFRGKGFRTRYFGPHNASMAFVELTGLCPFMRETADEWLRPVILHDRKDRKRRQEERDAIFEQQDLELEALLPSKEEADALITVYLDQFEQIHRIVHVPTFRKEYAEFWKPGTKQRYSAFTALVLSMMAVASCVHTHEALKFIGMMSNAQHLAEKWIKACDKWSDKQSQKHRRLIHYQIACLLYLGKRVNTIKKKRFWTSSGQLIRDGIAVGLHREPSHMGGKITVYNQEMRRRIWATVQEFDMQASFDHGLPTLVSQLHFDTNPPRNLDDEDFDENTTALPPSKPAKDYTFSSFQNLARQSLPLRLELSRLLTGPLSEIDYDQVIRYTNDLTHEIDALPSWDMNLENNNGTKKNPLIAYTLLHVQLRQYIIPLHQPYLKLRKQNSKYQYSEIIYYNAARDIVLLHDKLYEQGVRALNFLREDALTTCINLCSVTMLQPRGSTNMIMINSHHTVKLIEKCIAMKEDRLLRCGNNEPWGYSIMCAALGLLEAHLGTKTTEVAKSTSAERFVNLHYKLLANQEPPVPSSSAAVPGSSLHPMIGPLAEPGIRPLSAENLPDGPKSVTPFTFQAPLPPVSVDQPWAVNDQTQPFNLDPSLELLGLNLNELWGESWELGM, encoded by the exons atggctgatCGCAGCGAGAGCCCGGACTCCGACGGGGGTTCGGTATCAAGACACGGTTCTGACCAACCACCGGCTCGCAAGAGACAACGCGTGCGACTGAGCTGTCTGGagtgccgccgccgcaagcTTTCGTGCGATCGTGGCTTTCCCTGCGAGCGCTGCATCAAGAGTGGCACCCCTGATCGCTGCAGCTACGAATCACGCAACGGAGAAGTGGTTAATGCATCGTCCGGCATCCCTCCCTCCTTTGCGCAGCTGGACTCGCGGCGCTTCGGCATTGGTGATGCCGTTTCGGGCTTCTCACCCCGAGACTCTGAGCTTGCCCGCCAGGACCACGACCGCATCCGcaggctggagctggagatcACGCAGCTTAAGAACCTCCTTACACGACCTGGTGCAGCGTCTCTAGATGGGAGCACCATAGTGGGCACTAACTCACCGTCGACGCAGAAGGATGAGGCACCTAACGATGGCGAGGCTCGACCTCGAGCGGAAGAGCAGGAGATCATCGAGAAGAGTGGCATGGCTGGTGAGAATGGCGAATTGCGTTTCTTCCGAGGCAAGGGGTTCCGAACCCGTTATTTCGGCCCCCATAACGCCAGCATGGCGTTTGTCGAGCTGACGGGGCTGTGTCCCTTTATGCGGGAGACGGCGGATGAGTGGCTTCGTCCAGTGATACTCCATGATCGCAAAGACCGCAAGCGTCGCCAAGAGGAGCGAGATGCCATTTTTGAGCAACAGGACTTGGAGCTAGAAGCTCTTCTCCCCTCGAAGGAAGAGGCGGATGCCCTCATAACAGTCTATCTGGATCAGTTTGAGCAAATCCACCGCATTGTACATGTGCCCACTTTCCGAAAGGAGTATGCCGAGTTTTGGAAACCCGGGACCAAGCAGAGATATTCGGCATTCACCGCATTGGTCTTGTCAATGATGGCTGTAGCTAGCTGTGTGCATACCCATGAAGCTCTCAAATTCATTGGCATGATGTCGAATGCACAACATTTAGCTGAGAAGTGGATCAAAGCGTGTGATAAGTGGTCTGACAAGCAAAGCCAGAAGCACCGACGGCTTATTCATTATCAGATAGCTTGCTTGCTCTATCTTGGCAAGCGTGTCAACaccatcaagaagaagcgattCTGGACAAGCTCGGGACAGCTGATCCGCGATGGCATTGCCGTTGGTCTGCACCGTGAGCCGAGCCATATGGGCGGCAAGATTACAGTGTATAACCAGGAGATGCGACGGAGGATATGGGCGACGGTTCAGGAGTTTGATATGCAAGCCTCATTTGATCATGGCCTGCCGACTCTGGTGAGCCAGCTCCATTTCGACACTAATCCCCCGCGGAATCTAGACGATGAAGACTTTGATGAGAACACGACGGCATTGCCCCCTTCCAAGCCAGCCAAGGATTATACGTTTTCGTCGTTCCAAAATTTGGCACGACAAAGCTTGCCTCTGCGTCTTGAGCTCAGTCGACTTCTTACCGGGCCTCTGTCTGAGATAGACTACGACCAGGTCATTCGCTATACAAACGACTTGACCCATGAGATCGATGCCCTCCCTTCTTGGGATATGAATCTTGAGAATAACAACGGCACCAAAAAGAACCCGCTCATTGCATATACTCTGCTACACGTCCAGCTGAGGCAGTACATTATCCCTCTACATCAACCCTACCTCAAGCTGCGCAAGCAAAACTCAAAGTACCAGTATTCCGAAATAATCTACTATAACGCCGCGAGAGACATCGTTCTCCTCCACGACAAGTTATACGAGCAGGGTGTCCGAGCGCTCAACTTCTTGCGAGAGGATGCTCTCACCACATGCATCAATCTCTGCAGCGTCACGATGCTGCAGCCCCGGGGCTCGACCAACATGATCATGATCAACTCGCACCACACCGTGAAGCTCATCGAGAAGTGCATTGCCATGAAGGAGGACCGCCTGCTGCGTTGTGGAAATAACGAGCCGTGGGGGTACTCAATCATGTGTGCTGCCTTGGGTCTTCTCGAGGCGCATCTGGGGACGAAGACGACCGAGGTGGCGAAATCCACCTCGGCGGAGAGATTTGTAAATCTCCATTATAAGCTTCTCGCGAATCAGGAGCCTCCTGTACCGTCGTCATCGGCTGCGGTGCCGGggtcttctcttcatcctaTGATCGGACCACTTGCTGAGCCGGGCATTCGACCTTTGTCTGCTGAGAATCTACCTGACGGACCTAAA TCCGTGACACCTTTTACTTTCCAAGCGCCGCTACCACCAGTTTCAGTGGACCAGCCTTGGGCTGTAAACGATCAAACGCAACCCTTTAATCTCGACCCAAGCCTGGAGCTACTGGGTCTTAACTTGAACGAGCTCTGGGGAGAGTCATGGGAGCTGGGGATGtaa
- a CDS encoding uncharacterized protein (EggNog:ENOG41), which yields MERPDRMPANGMGNGPGAAPGPPATAPPALRGTGAGTPDNINPSQARRPLLTTTAAPPNGQQPPPTMPLPPLPNGRNGPSPNGNSPATPILTAAQVIGLTREAMRHALENESQAVDVGPGLKSGVTIDLSRKGIQKLPEEVVDIVKNELERLALSHNQLSSLPARFAECVSLRYLNIRGNQIKEFPLPLCELKSLEILDLGRNQLRVLPPDIAKLTSLKVLSIPKNQIRELPVCLAEMASLQVLKFEGNPISFPPRDALQIPSSSPSNEGSGREGEVTEVTITAHIKKFMKLHIISGRDAEATGDESSEDTNTPRPHLRRVPSGRFPIKVSSSDVSDMRTPTIGSRPPPPIPSRSHYRGLSQQNTSTRRPGVLPLTIGNVSERGRSNSETLMHSERSSSRQRRMGILAKKATSDLGTLDEVEGSNRLSHYRGLSHGSAMQGSQAVPSKSPATPTDSLQRPVYVRRLSVLPERRRESKIFDPVIEAAKGILYSVFQIHPMIQMLMTLTNDGSAKRSSLEIVFYNTNSHVEELEQEIQKHDMAMAEEEEQTFGDNANVHRACQTLVGAYGHVCTLLADNIDTFVNNGDARYIRTLLMLIYNSIMELRVTLSSVSTEHNKHHLSAMDVPDTSNTIKPYFREASTAAPPPPRPAAFRNRSEPAIHNPSNLRVATDIPVPYQNGGTRTARLASATPRSNDSFQSFGRDITTDFSEEDTQFDKIYLALQKSTDTVLHILPNFNVQLTGGIRNAIQQRAPSAMIRDWKNLIAMCNDAIQQTEILKHRLSLIKLKDPGVRSHAGFWNLCSNFISAWTKMASKIKSEINTIPLPPDTRARLRPVHQSMKELSIIIMNSPWSYILRPAGVGPGILSPTTPQVPITPQSAALGPAMQATVATPQTGSFAAVFQGNVFDRADTLMANPGISMSRNGTMSRGHSGFNSLSSISSMSSDGVPTPSSAFSPNVQLGPAPFRLNGGKVTL from the exons ATGGAGCGACCCGACCGAATGCCTGCGAATGGCATGGGCAACGGTCCTGGAGCTGCTCCTGGACCCCCCGCCACTGCACCTCCGGCTCTCAGGGGCACCGGCGCAGGCACTCCCGATAATATCAACCCGTCTCAGGctcgtcgtcctcttctCACCACGACTGCTGCTCCTCCAAACggccagcagccgccgcccaCGATGCCGCTTCCGCCACTGCCCAATGGTCGAAATGGCCCGTCTCCCAATGGAAACTCGCCCGCGACGCCCATCTTGACGGCGGCTCAGGTCATCGGCCTGACCCGCGAGGCAATGAGACACGCCCTCGAGAACGAGAGTCAGGCCGTCGATGTTGGCCCCGGCCTCAAGTCGGGTGTGACGATCGACTTGAGCCGCAAGGGCATTCAGAAACTTCCTGAAGAGGTGGTTGATATAGTCAAGAACGAGCTGGAACG ACTCGCCCTATCACACAACCAGCTTTCCTCTTTGCCAGCCCGCTTTGCCGAGTGCGTGTCGCTTCGATATCTCAACATCAGAGGCAACCAGATCAAAGAGTTTCCCTTACCT CTTTGCGAGCTCAAATCCCTCGAAATCCTCGATCTCGGCCGTAACCAGCTGCGAGTTTTGCCGCCAGACATTGCGAAGCTCACCTCTCTCAAGGTTCTCTCGATCCCGAAGAACCAGATCCGGGAGCTGCCCGTCTGCTTGGCGGAAATGGCGTCGCTCCAAGTCCTCAAATTTGAAGGGAACCCTATCAGCTTTCCCCCACGGGATGCGCTGCAAATACCATCTTCAAGCCCCTCCAACGAGGGTTCTGGAAGAGAGGGCGAGGTGACGGAAGTGACGATTACGGCACATATCAAGAAATTCATGAAGTTGCATATCATCAGCGGTCGTGATGCCGAGGCAACTGGGGACGAATCCAGCGAGGACACTAATACTCCTCGACCGCACCTACGACGCGTGCCAAGCGGTCGATTCCCTATCAAGGTGAGCAGTTCCGATGTGTCGGACATGCGGACACCTACTATTGGATCACGACCACCTCCTCCCATACCGTCACGATCACATTATCGGGGTCTTTCGCAGCAGAATACGTCCACCCGTCGTCCGGGTGTCCTGCCTTTAACCATCGGAAACGTCAGCGAGCGCGGACGCAGCAACTCCGAGACGCTGATGCACTCGGAGAGATCAAGTAGCCGCCAGCGTCGCATGGGCATACTCGCGAAGAAGGCCACATCGGACCTGGGCACGCTCGATGAGGTTGAAGGCAGTAACAGATTGAGCCACTACCGAGGGCTAAGCCACGGCTCTGCCATGCAGGGCAGCCAAGCCGTACCATCCAAGAGCCCAGCAACGCCCACCGACTCTCTTCAGCGGCCAGTTTACGTTCGAAGACTCTCAGTCCTCCCCGAGCGCCGCCGAGAGTCTAAAATCTTTGACCCTGTAATTGAAGCTGCCAAAGGCATTCTCTACTCGGTGTTCCAAATCCATCCTATGATCCAGATGCTCATGACACTAACCAATGACGGATCTGCGAAACGCTCAAGCCTTGAAATTGTATTTTACAACACTAATTCTCATGTTGAGGAATTGGAGCAGGAAATTCAGAAGCATGATATGGCCAtggcagaagaggaagagcagaCATTCGGCGACAATGCCAATGTGCACCGCGCCTGCCAGACTCTTGTCGGGGCGTATGGCCATGTTTGCACTCTATTAGCCGACAACATTGATACTTTTGTCAATAATGGAGATGCTCGATATATTCGGACGCTCCTGATGTTGATTTACAACAGTATAATGGAGCTTCGGGTCACACTCTCCTCCGTGTCCACTGAGCACAACAAGCATCATCTCTCTGCGATGGATGTCCCCGACACCAGCAATACGATCAAGCCTTACTTCCGCGAGGCATCTACTGCTGCCCCTCCGCCTCCACGACCAGCAGCTTTTCGAAATCGTAGCGAACCCGCCATACACAACCCAAGCAACCTCAGAGTGGCCACTGACATACCGGTTCCATACCAAAACGGAGGTACTCGCACTGCTAGGCTTGCATCAGCGACGCCCAGATCCAACGACTCATTCCAGTCGTTTGGCCGCGATATCACCACCGATTTTTCTGAGGAAGACACGCAGTTCGATAAAATATACCTTGCCCTGCAAAAGTCGACTGATACTGTCCTGCACATTCTACCAAATTTCAACGTTCAGCTGACGGGAGGTATCCGAAACGCAATACAGCAGCGGGCCCCAAGTGCCATGATACGAGACTGGAAGAATCTCATTGCAATGTGCAATGACGCTATCCAGCAGACAGAGATTCTGAAGCATCGACTGTCTCTCATCAAGCTGAAGGATCCGGGAGTGCGGTCTCACGCCGGATTCTGGAACCTTTGCAGCAATTTCATCTCAGCCTGGACAAAGATGGCCTCTAAGATCAAATCCGAGATCAATACCATCCCCTTGCCGCCTGACACTAGAGCTCGATTGCGGCCTGTCCATCAGAGCATGAAAGAGttgagcatcatcatcatgaacTCTCCCTGGAGCTACATTTTGAGGCCCGCCGGCGTTGGGCCAGGCATCCTATCGCCCACCACGCCGCAAGTTCCAATCACTCCCCAGAGCGCCGCTCTTGGCCCGGCCATGCAGGCTACCGTTGCCACGCCACAAACAGGGTCCTTTGCGGCTGTTTTTCAGGGCAACGTCTTTGATCGCGCAGATACCCTCATGGCTAACCCCGGCATTTCCATGTCTCGTAACGGGACCATGTCGAGGGGTCATTCTGGGTTTAACTCGCTATCATCGATTTCGTCCATGTCATCAGATGGCGTGCCGACTCCGTCCTCAGCTTTTAGTCCTAATGTTCAGCTAGGACCTGCGCCATTTCGTCTTAACGGAGGGAAAGTAACCCTTTGA
- a CDS encoding uncharacterized protein (SECRETED:SignalP(1-17)), with protein MKFNLTFLAILATAAFACDREGYHCVGRGCGEPSSCCGGMRCMLDDGSCAGNGRIGTCVRGSFELDEKNFCDREGYHCVGRGCGEPSSCCGGLQCMLDNGDCAGNGRIGTCVSGSSVEL; from the exons ATGAAGTTCAATCTCACCTTCTTAGCTATTCTGGCCACTGCGGCTTTTGCTTGCGATCGGGAG GGCTACCACTGCGTTGGCCGTGGTTGTGGTGAGCCAAGCAGCTGTTGCGGAGGAATGCGATGCATGCTTGACGACGGGAGCTGTGCTGGTAACGGCCGCATTGGTACTTGTGTACGGGGCTCCTTTGAACTTGATGAAAAGAACTTTTGTGATCGGGAG GGCTACCACTGCGTTGGTCGTGGCTGTGGTGAGCCAAGCAGTTGTTGCGGAGGATTGCAATGTATGCTGGATAACGGGGACTGTGCTGGGAACGGCCGCATTGGTACTTGTGTATCGGGCTCCTCCGTTGAACTTTAA
- a CDS encoding uncharacterized protein (EggNog:ENOG41~TransMembrane:2 (i114-133o153-176i)), which translates to MATNRGPPSEAEVKARIISHMNAQHTRELSHYLRHYNGLSPRAAAASPAIQDLDFQGMTIKTTNGTYNVPFSPPLASWAEARPRIIAMDETAREALGLSNIYITEYAMQQGLDYVPFIGVIFYYFCAIGLPWLEPGSAPWEVLKLVFPGGPEWFRWTVNAIFWPVIGIHLAEAFLLDRWRLQKHGVARWSRVWWLWEGAIFCEGLTSWKRFDRLVAEKKAEKEAKKN; encoded by the coding sequence ATGGCTACCAATCGCGGCCCCCCCTCCGAAGCAGAGGTGAAAGCCCGCATCATCTCTCACATGAACGCTCAGCACACTCGCGAACTCTCCCACTATCTCCGCCACTACAATGGCCTCTCCCCTCGCGCTGCTGCGGCCTCTCCCGCAATTCAGGACCTCGACTTCCAAGGCATGACCATCAAGACCACCAACGGCACCTACAACGTCCCCTTCTCCCCTCCCTTGGCGTCCTGGGCCGAGGCGCGCCCccgcatcatcgccatggaCGAGACCGCCCGCGAGGCCCTCGGCCTCAGCAACATTTACATCACAGAGTATGCCATGCAGCAAGGACTCGACTATGTCCCCTTCATCGGCGTGATTTTCTACTACTTCTGCGCTATTGGCTTGCCGTGGCTTGAGCCGGGAAGCGCCCCATGGGAGGTTCTCAAGCTGGTGTTTCCAGGAGGGCCTGAGTGGTTCCGGTGGACTGTCAATGCAATTTTCTGGCCCGTTATTGGGATTCACCTAGCAGAGGCGTTCCTGCTTGACCGATGGAGGCTGCAGAAGCACGGCGTGGCGAGGTGGTCCCGGGTGTGGTGGCTGTGGGAGGGTGCGATTTTCTGCGAGGGCTTGACGTCGTGGAAGAGATTTGATAGGCTGGTtgctgagaagaaggccgagaaggaggccaagaagaactgA
- a CDS encoding uncharacterized protein (EggNog:ENOG41), producing the protein MTATPSSNRLKLTPSNSPFLTSRRARSPLRGRPVFESRLSLKRVVGTTCRSPTAFDTVNDCFAYTAGGAVVVVTVDGDQYTQRFYRARPSVVSLYSASQHAPSTPTTSTAPKANDSRNRAAGHRDSHSGSDWSDGPGPRTWTSRERIKAATCLGLSPDGKYLAVGETGYAPRVLIFNLQETSSDVPLVSINEHTFGVNAVAWSPDSKYLASLGAANDGYLYVWKVDSRTGHTKLFQQNRCTSYVKDMVWLGNSLITLGVRHIKMWKIDENAGVSPTKPKFGLDHPPLSPNSQKTLPGRNIILGGLLEATFNCAAVDGGRLIICTEAGEVCILEGDDKQTKIICVLSLDFFISTIEIRGDVAYVGGKDGNFAKIDVIGLMDGSKDCLIGTSQNPTGLAALGFTANNSVTVDAKGSIDIWDLDYIPGQSENPSYHIHIPGQGEPVAGIYPMHRPNEMQAAFLTWSNSGVVTFWDLDGQMKKSISIPLEFMSVPDATVESSNQLTCVKISKSGRLLVTADRLGVLRVTDTSKQECILDTKAHSADCTSISLYEEEEKFLMACCGRDRTAQLFHRTSSGNIEHFQTIEFAARVVQVLILSLDKVVTCAWDRTMQIHDLVTKEGNPDAIAAISARVVTLKASPTSMTASLDSRTMFVSMLDRSICQYDLRTGRPINCFKCMDETGIESAVLESLSIEQGSPRDSDFLLGASNTDKSIRLYDSISGAFLDREWGHTEAINGVSLVEDNDEGRKVVSVAADGTIMIWSLDVHERLSREPSPARDATSSRPTLRKVLSKAELAEFQRPREVSGGRRSITPPPPSQSRTLRKRTSRLNLSTATSAKTPSGTQPASPGSARIMDDTPSRRKGMGTDASSPPLSPRSRLSRRPSLPVLNDRMARKKNSTPNLRGSSSLNAATEQACRTLRAYRKKLSSAEPINPEALSELDQELRFTAAALGDRAIRSRAMNETVLSGLLDQYSERLVTLLDEKLRLSNSQPIERDVEVSSEDRRGSTDETSSTTSS; encoded by the coding sequence ATGACGGCGACTCCCTCCAGCAACCGGCTGAAGCTTACTCCCTCCAATTCACCTTTTCTCACCTCCCGGCGTGCGAGATCCCCGCTGCGTGGCCGACCCGTTTTCGAATCCCGCCTTTCGCTCAAGAGAGTCGTTGGGACAACATGCCGTTCGCCAACCGCCTTTGATACCGTCAACGACTGTTTCGCCTACACCGCTGGCGGTGCCGTCGTCGTAGTGACTGTCGACGGCGATCAGTACACTCAACGATTTTACCGAGCACGGCCGAGCGTGGTTTCCCTCTACTCCGCCTCCCAGCATGCGCCTTCTACACCGACGACATCGACGGCCCCGAAAGCCAACGATAGCCGCAATCGAGCTGCCGGCCACCGGGATTCTCACAGCGGTTCAGATTGGTCCGATGGGCCCGGCCCCAGGACATGGACCAGTCGCGAGCGCATCAAGGCGGCCACCTGCCTGGGTCTAAGTCCAGATGGCAAGTACCTGGCCGTCGGCGAGACTGGATATGCGCCTCGAGTTTTGATTTTCAACCTTCAAGAGACATCGTCCGATGTTCCCTTGGTCTCAATTAATGAGCATACCTTTGGCGTCAATGCCGTTGCGTGGTCTCCAGATTCCAAATATCTTGCTTCACTCGGTGCTGCCAACGATGGCTATTTGTATGTCTGGAAAGTCGACTCCCGCACCGGCCATACAAAACTCTTTCAGCAAAACAGGTGCACATCATATGTCAAGGATATGGTATGGCTGGGAAATTCTCTCATTACCCTTGGTGTTCGTCATATCAAAATGTGGAAAATTGATGAGAACGCTGGGGTTTCTCCTACCAAGCCCAAATTTGGACTTGATCACCCTCCCTTGTCGCCAAATTCTCAAAAAACTTTGCCTGGCCGAAATATTATTCTGGGAGGGCTTTTGGAGGCAACATTTAACTGCGCTGCTGTCGACGGTGGTAGACTAATCATCTGCACAGAGGCAGGGGAGGTCTGCATTTTAGAGGGCGACGATAAGCAGACAAAAATCATCTGCGTTTTAAGCCTGGATTTCTTTATATCGACGATTGAAATTCGAGGCGACGTTGCGTATGTTGGGGGCAAAGATGGCAACTTTGCCAAAATTGATGTCATTGGGTTGATGGACGGAAGCAAGGACTGCCTTATTGGCACCTCTCAAAACCCGACAGGATTAGCTGCTTTGGGCTTTACTGCTAATAATTCAGTCACCGTTGATGCCAAAGGGTCGATTGACATCTGGGACTTGGATTACATACCCGGTCAATCGGAAAACCCATCATACCATATCCATATTCCTGGCCAAGGAGAGCCTGTCGCTGGTATCTACCCCATGCATAGGCCAAACGAAATGCAAGCAGCTTTCTTGACGTGGTCGAACTCAGGGGTGGTAACCTTCTGGGACTTGGACGGCCAGATGAAAAAGTCGATTAGTATTCCGCTGGAATTCATGAGCGTGCCAGACGCTACCGTGGAATCATCAAATCAGTTGACTTGTGTCAAAATCTCAAAAAGCGGACGTCTCTTGGTTACAGCTGATCGTTTGGGAGTATTAAGAGTCACAGATACTTCCAAGCAAGAATGCATACTTGATACTAAAGCTCACTCAGCTGATTGTACATCTATCAGCCTgtatgaagaggaggagaaattTCTAATGGCTTGTTGCGGTAGGGACCGCACAGCACAGCTATTCCACCGCACGTCTAGTGGAAATATTGAGCACTTTCAAACCATTGAATTTGCTGCTCGGGTCGTTCAGGTGCTTATCCTATCGCTTGACAAGGTAGTCACTTGTGCATGGGATCGAACCATGCAGATTCACGATTTGGTCACCAAGGAGGGCAATCCAGATGCAATCGCCGCCATTTCTGCGAGAGTTGTTACTTTAAAGGCATCGCCAACTTCCATGACTGCAAGCTTGGACAGTAGGACAATGTTTGTTTCCATGCTGGACCGGTCGATCTGTCAGTATGATCTCAGAACGGGCCGGCCAATAAACTGCTTCAAATGTATGGATGAGACTGGGATAGAGTCAGCAGTTCTCGAATCCCTTTCTATTGAACAAGGCTCTCCCAGGGATTCCGACTTTTTGCTGGGTGCGTCCAACACTGATAAATCCATACGTCTTTATGATTCTATTTCTGGGGCTTTTTTAGATCGAGAATGGGGCCATACAGAGGCCATCAATGGAGTCTCTTTGGTTGAAGACAACGATGAGGGCAGAAAGGTTGTGAGCGTTGCGGCTGATGGAACAATCATGATCTGGTCTCTTGATGTGCACGAGCGACTGAGCAGAGAACCGTCGCCTGCGAGAGATGCCACTTCTAGCAGGCCAACCCTGCGAAAAGTCTTATCAAAAGCTGAATTAGCGGAATTCCAACGCCCGCGCGAAGTCTCAGGAGGACGACGTTCAAtaacaccaccacctccatcGCAGTCCCGGACTTTGCGTAAGCGCACGTCTCGGCTCAACCTGTCTACTGCTACCAGCGCTAAGACGCCTTCTGGGacacagccagccagccctgGTAGTGCCAGGATTATGGACGACACTCCATCACGTCGAAAAGGCATGGGAACTGATGCTAGCAGCCCCCCGCTTAGCCCAAGGTCCCGGCTTTCTCGTAGGCCTTCGCTGCCAGTCTTGAATGACCGCATGGCACGCAAGAAGAATTCCACGCCCAACTTACGTGGGAGCAGCTCGCTAAATGCAGCGACAGAACAAGCTTGTCGCACTCTTAGGGCATACAGGAAGAAGCTATCGTCTGCAGAACCTATAAACCCCGAGGCTCTGAGCGAACTAGATCAAGAGCTGCGATTCACTGCAGCTGCACTGGGCGATCGGGCAATCAGAAGCAGAGCAATGAACGAGACTGTTCTAAGCGGGCTCTTAGACCAGTATTCCGAAAGACTAGTCACCCTGTTGGACGAAAAGCTACGCCTCTCTAATAGCCAACCCATTGAACGGGACGTAGAGGTGTCGAGCGAAGACCGTCGTGGCAGCACAGACGAAACATCAAGCACTACATCGTCATGA
- a CDS encoding uncharacterized protein (BUSCO:EOG092D3QYI~TransMembrane:4 (i167-183o203-222i234-257o263-280i)), which produces MAPLTTLKLTNRSPKQGIKKLPPTIDLPAGATVEDVKKLIAKQAGISDHNRVGLFYTSTRKTLKDRKAVIAEDKDVAEAGEVLVKDLGLQIAWRTVFVIEYLGPILIHGAAVAARPYLLKDPSMSPSQWLSFGMIMAHFAKREIETLFVHKFSANTMPARNIFKNSFFYWAFSGALCAWSIYYSPWSLAATADQPLVDAAGTVLYLFGEISNALVHLYLSSLRSSGGTERKIPYGYGFSLVTCPNYMYEILAWAGIIIASRDWSVALFITIGAVQMFVWAKGKERAYRKEFGDKYKKKRFVILPGLL; this is translated from the exons ATGGCCCCTCTCACAACCCTCAAGCTGACAAATCGCT CTCCCAAGCAGGGcatcaagaagctgccgccgACAATCGACCTCCCCGCCGGAGCCACGGTCGAAGATGTCAAGAAGCTGATTGCCAAGCAAGCTGGCATCAGCGACCACAACCGTGTCGGTCTGTTTTACAcgtcgacgaggaagacgctCAAGGACCGCAAGGCTGTGATTGCCGAGGATAAGGATGTTGCTGAGGCAGGTGAAGTGCTCGTCAAGGATCTCG GCCTCCAAATTGCCTGGAGAaccgtcttcgtcatcgaATATCTCGGCCCCATCCTCATCCACGGCGCCGCTGTCGCCGCCCGGCCGTATCTCCTCAAGGACCCGTCCATGTCCCCCTCGCAATGGCTCAGCTTCGGCATGATCATGGCGCACTTTGCCAAGCGTGAGATCGAGACGCTCTTCGTCCACAAGTTCTCCGCCAACACCATGCCCGCGCGCAACATCTTCAAGAACAGCTTCTTCTACTGGGCCTTCTCCGGCGCCCTATGCGCCTGGTCCATCTACTACAGCCCCTGGTCGTTGGCTGCCACGGCAGACCAGCCTCTCGTTGACGCCGCCGGCACTGTGCTCTACCTGTTTGGCGAGATTAGCAACGCCTTGGTGCACCTGTACCTGTCTAGTCTGCGGTCGTCTGGTGGTACTGAGCGCAAGATCCCGTACGGCTACGGCTTCTCGCTTGTTACTTGCCCCAACTACATGTACGAGATTCTGGCGTGGGCGGGTATCATCATTGCTAGCCGTGACTGGTCCGTAgcgctcttcatcaccatcggTGCGGTGCAGATGTTCGTCTGGGCTAAGGGCAAGGAGAGGGCATACCGCAAGGAGTTTGGCGACAagtacaagaagaagcgcttTGTTATCCTTCCAGGGCTGCTTTAA